TGGCCCCCAGGTTCTTCCAGAGAAAGGCGAGCATCGCCTGGCCGTAACAGATGTTGCAGCTAGCAGCATGGTCATCGAACTTGCCCCCCGCCTTCCCCTTTTTCCAGAAGCAGTGCAGCAGGCTCTTGTGTCCCATGGCGTCGCAGAAGCAGTAGCAGGGAATCCCCTGCTCTTTGACGGCGATGTCGGGATTGCCTAGCAGTTCCGGTTCCTTCACCGCGATCTTGTAGCCGACCTCCACCGACTCGCTGGTAAAGACATAGGAGGGGAATTTCCAGGCGTCCCAGTCTTCGTCCGGGTACTTCTTATCCAGCAGGGCGGCGGACTCCCGGGTCAGATCGGCCATCTTCAGGCCGGCGATGCGGTCGAACTCCTGCTGCTGTTTTTCGTCCATGCCGGCGGCCGCAAGAGGAACGAGCAGGCAC
The nucleotide sequence above comes from Desulfuromonadales bacterium. Encoded proteins:
- a CDS encoding PCYCGC motif-containing (lipo)protein encodes the protein MRHYLRMFTLLTLFACLLVPLAAAGMDEKQQQEFDRIAGLKMADLTRESAALLDKKYPDEDWDAWKFPSYVFTSESVEVGYKIAVKEPELLGNPDIAVKEQGIPCYCFCDAMGHKSLLHCFWKKGKAGGKFDDHAASCNICYGQAMLAFLWKNLGASDQEILKGMEKKFGHLAKPEGSK